GTGCCGATCAGGGCTCCGAGGAAGAGCACCGCGAGAAAGATACGGGTGATGTCATCCCGGGGCTTGGTCATGGGAAATTCCTTTCGAAAAGTGCTCGCCATCCGGCCGTTGCGTCAAAGCAAAGCAAAACCAGGCAAAAAGAAGGAACCGCAGAATGTACCTGGCGGTGAATGAAGGAGATGCAAACTTCTCCCAGCTTCAGGGGCGTTGGATGCCTACAAAAGCCCCGCGTTTGCCGGCCTCCAGGACCTTCTGGGGATCGAGCCGGCCAAAAAGCTCGATCATCCTGGCAACCAATCCCGTCCAGCCGGTCTGGTGGCTCGCACCGAGCCCCGCTCCATTGTCACCATGGAAGTATTCATAGAAAAGGATATGGTCTCGCCAGAGGGGATCGCTCTGGAACTTCTCCGTCCCCCCATACACCGGTCGTCTTCCTTTTTCATCCCGAAGGAAGATGCGGGTAAGCCGGCTGGCGATCTCTTTGCTCACCTCGAAGAGGTTCATCATCTTTCCTGAACCCGTGGGGCACTCGATCTTGAAATTGTCCCCATAATAGAGATAGTAGGAGAGAAGCGCCCTGATGATGAGAGCGTTGACGGGCATCCAGATGGGTCCCCGCCAGTTGGAATTTCCGCCGAACATTCCGCTGTCCGATTCCGCCGGCAGGTACTGGACCCGGTATTCCTCCCCGTGCACGGAAAAGACGTAAGGATGATCCATGTGGTAGCGGGAGAGAGCCCGTATGCCGAAGGGACTTAAGAATTCGTTTTCATCGAGCATCCGGGTGAGGATCCGCCGCAGTCTTTCCTGGTTTACGAGAGCGAGAATGCCGCGATTCGCGACACCCCAATGGCCCGGCCCCGTGGCGTGCAAGCTCTCGAGAAGCTCCGGCATGCGTTTGACACGCTTGAGCCAGCTCTCGGTAACACGAGGCACCTGCTTTCTCTGCCACTCTTCGATAACCGTCGTCGCACAGAGGGGGAGGAGCCCCACCATGGAGCGCACCTTGAGCCGCTGAGCACTCCCATCGGGAAGTCTCAGGATGTCGTAATAGAATCCATCCTCTTCGTCCCACATACCATCCTGCCCCATGCGGTTTATTCCCGAAGCAATCCAGGCAAAGTGTTCAACAAACTTGGAACAGAGATCCTGATAGCTCAGATCGTGGGCAGCCAGTTCGACGCTCAACTCGATCATGTTCTGACAAAAGAGGGCCATCCAGGCCGTGCCGTCGGCCTGTTCAAGATACCCTCCCGTGGGCAGGGGCGCACTCCGGTCGAAAACCCCGATGTTATCGAGCCCCAGGAATCCGCCTTCAAACACATTTTTACCGAACCGGTCCTTGCGGTTCACCCACCAGGTGAAGTTCAGCATGAGCTTGGCAAAGGCACGCTTCAGGAAATCGATGTCCGCCTTGCCGTGCAGGGCCTGCTCAGTCGAGTGAAGGAAGAGCGTCGCCCATGCATGAACCGGCGGGTTCACGTCGCTGAAATTCCACTCATAGGCGGGGATCTGGCCGCTTGGGTGGAGGTAGACTTCCTGGAGCATGAGATTCAGTTGGTCCTTGGCGAAATCCGGATCGACCACCGAAAGAGCGATCGTGTGAAACGCCAGGTCCCAGGCGGCATACCAGGGATATTCCCACTTGTCCGGCATGGAGATAACGTGGTCGTTGACCATGTGAAACCACTCCCGGTTCCGGAGCTGGCGGGCATGACCGTGAAGGGGATGAGCATGGTGATCTTCGAGCCATTTGTCGGCATCGAAGTAGTAATACTGCTTGGTCCAGAGCATACCGGCCAGGGCCTGGCGCATGACGTTGGCCTCGTCTTCGCCGACAGATGGAGGGGTAACGGACCGGTAGAATTCGTCGGCCTCACGAAGCCTGGCCGCAAAAACTTCATCGAAGGACTTTCCGAAGGGACTGCCCTTCAGATTCATTGACGCATCCGAAAACCTCAACCTGATGACGGCTGTCTCCCCGGCGCCGATGCTGAGAGCGTAATGGGCGGACGCCTTGGTCCCCGTCTGCTCCGGGTTCACCCCCTGCAGATTCCCGTGAAGCACATAGTCATTGATCCCGTCTTTCACGTAGGGACCGGCATTGGGTGTCCCGAAAAGGCGTTCGTTGTTTGTCTCGTTTTCCGTGAACAGAAGAGTCGGTTCCCCTTCACAGCTAAGGGTGTAGTCCTGGAGCGATTCCTGGAAGAGGGGGTCGGTGTGGTGAGCGTGGATGACACTGTGCTTTGCGCCTTCAATGCGACGGAGAACGGGCTTTGAGCCTCCGTCCGACCAAGACCAGGTGTTGCGGAACCAGAGGGTAGGCAGAACGTGAATGGGAGCCGCATCGGGCCCGCGATTGCAGACGGTGATCTTGATCAACACGTCCTCGGGAGCCGCCTTGGCATACTCCACGAAAACATCGAAGTACCGGTCGCCGTCAAAGACCCCCGTGTCGAGAAGCTCATACTCCATCTCGTGCCGTGAGCGCCCGCGGTTGGTCTCCACCAGGTTCGAGTACGGAAAAGCCTGCTGGGGATACTTGTAGAGGAATTTCATGTAAGAGTGTGTGGGCGTGCTGTCGAGGTAAAAATAGTATTCCTTGACGTCTTCCCCGTGATTCCCCTCGCTGTTGGTGAGCCCGAACATCCGTTCCTTGAGAATGGGGTCCCTTCCGTTCCAGAGGGCCAGAGCAAAACAGAGCACCTGGTGGTCGTCGCAGATTCCCCCCAGGCCGTCCTCACCCCAGCGGTAGGCACGGGAGCGGGCCTGGTCGTGGCTGAAATAGTTCCAGGCATCCCCATTGTCACTGTAATCTTCGCGAACCGTTCCCCACTGGCGTTCGCTCAGGTAGGGTCCCCACTTCTTCCAGGAAATCTTTTCATCCCGAGCCTCTTCAAGTCTTTTGTGTTCTGCAGTCATGGCGTACTCTCCTTTCAACAAAAGCAGGTGGCCAATCACACGCTCTCGTTTTCCCGGAATTCGATTCAAGGACTGTTTCACAGGTCGGTTAAAGGATCGACGATATTCTCTGCAGTCAGCAGGCTTCAACCGCCAAGGTATTGAAATAAAAAACTTATACTACACTGATTCGAGCAAAATCCATCTTTTTATCATCCCGGTAAAAATTCATGAACATTGACCTCAGAACAGTGATTCCCCGGATAACGGACCGCACGGCAGACAGTTCACCAGAATCTATAGAAGGCTCGCAACGAATGGGACTACTCAGGCTTTTTCTTTTCAGTCGATTGAGCCAGCGCCTCGGCCTCAGCCTGAGCGATGGCAGCAGCGGCGGCAGCCCCG
This region of Desulforhabdus amnigena genomic DNA includes:
- a CDS encoding MGH1-like glycoside hydrolase domain-containing protein gives rise to the protein MTAEHKRLEEARDEKISWKKWGPYLSERQWGTVREDYSDNGDAWNYFSHDQARSRAYRWGEDGLGGICDDHQVLCFALALWNGRDPILKERMFGLTNSEGNHGEDVKEYYFYLDSTPTHSYMKFLYKYPQQAFPYSNLVETNRGRSRHEMEYELLDTGVFDGDRYFDVFVEYAKAAPEDVLIKITVCNRGPDAAPIHVLPTLWFRNTWSWSDGGSKPVLRRIEGAKHSVIHAHHTDPLFQESLQDYTLSCEGEPTLLFTENETNNERLFGTPNAGPYVKDGINDYVLHGNLQGVNPEQTGTKASAHYALSIGAGETAVIRLRFSDASMNLKGSPFGKSFDEVFAARLREADEFYRSVTPPSVGEDEANVMRQALAGMLWTKQYYYFDADKWLEDHHAHPLHGHARQLRNREWFHMVNDHVISMPDKWEYPWYAAWDLAFHTIALSVVDPDFAKDQLNLMLQEVYLHPSGQIPAYEWNFSDVNPPVHAWATLFLHSTEQALHGKADIDFLKRAFAKLMLNFTWWVNRKDRFGKNVFEGGFLGLDNIGVFDRSAPLPTGGYLEQADGTAWMALFCQNMIELSVELAAHDLSYQDLCSKFVEHFAWIASGINRMGQDGMWDEEDGFYYDILRLPDGSAQRLKVRSMVGLLPLCATTVIEEWQRKQVPRVTESWLKRVKRMPELLESLHATGPGHWGVANRGILALVNQERLRRILTRMLDENEFLSPFGIRALSRYHMDHPYVFSVHGEEYRVQYLPAESDSGMFGGNSNWRGPIWMPVNALIIRALLSYYLYYGDNFKIECPTGSGKMMNLFEVSKEIASRLTRIFLRDEKGRRPVYGGTEKFQSDPLWRDHILFYEYFHGDNGAGLGASHQTGWTGLVARMIELFGRLDPQKVLEAGKRGAFVGIQRP